The genomic interval CCCGGCGCATCCCGACCGCGTACTGGCGCAGCACGTTCAGCCACAGCATCGGAATCAGGCCCGGCGCCAGCGACCAGATGATCGGGCGGGCCAGCTCCAGCACGGCCGGATCCTGGCCGAGCCAGGCCAGCGCGAACCCGAGGCCGCTCAGGATCAGCGCGCCCGCCACGCCGGTCAGCGTCGCGACCGCGAGGGCCGCGCGCAGGTATCCGCGCACTTCCTCCCGTGCCTGCGCATCCAGTTCGGTTGTGCCCGTGCGCTTCTCGCCCCGGCCGACGGCCGCGGCCACCATATTGCCGACACCGGTGACCATGCCGACGCACATGGTGCGAATCTGGTTGTAGAGCAACAGGGCCAGGCCGCCCGCCGCCACCGCGGCGATGCCGAGCAGACCCATCATGGCCAGATCCACGGTGGTCAGCGCCACCTGAGCGAGCTGAATACCGGCGATCGGCGCGGCCAGCGCGACGATCGCGCGATAGCCGCGGACGCGCTGTGCCGTCTGCGCGAGTGTCATGGTTCCCTCAGCTTCCCGTCTTGGCCAGCGCGCGGTCGTCGTCGAACTCGGCCCGCCGGGCATCGGCGGCCGCCAGTCGCAACGATGCGTCGTAGGCATCGAACAGCCGGTGAACACGCTGTTGCGCCGCTTCGGAATACAGCCCGCGGGCCAGCAACCAGTCCTCGTCGTACACGGTGTCGAGGTACTTCTCCCCCGCATCGCAGACCAGCACCACCGCGGTACTGCCCGCCGGCAACTGCACCAGCCGGCGCAAGGCCGCGAACACCGCCGCACCGGCGGTGCCGCCGATCAGGATGCCGATGCGCCGCGCCACCACCCGTGCGGTGGCGAACGCGTCCACGTCACCGACCTGGCAGGCCTCGTCGATGGCGGCGTATTTCACGTTGCCGCCGACGGGGAACCCGGCGGGACTGCCCGCGCCGGTCTGCCAGTACCGGCCGGCCGGGCCGCCGAAGATGATCGATCCGACCGGTTCGATCGCGATCGCGCGCACCCTGGAACCGAGCCGGCGCAGCTCTTCGACTGTGCCGCAGAGGGATCCGCCGGTGCCGACCGCACCGAGCAGATAGTCGACGTCGGTGCTCAGGTCGGCGCGGAGTTCGCCCGCGAGTTCGCGGTATCCCGCGTTGTTGTGCGGATTGTTGTGCTGATCCGGACGGTAGGCGCCGGTGGCCGCGGCGATCTCCGCCGCGACCCGGCGGCGCTCGACTGTGCTCGGGACATCGGTATCGGCGCTGTCCACTCGAACCAGCTGTGCGCCCATGGCTTTCATGGCACGCACCTTGTCCTGTGCCGCGTGCCCGTCGACGACGGCGGTGAAGGTGTAGCCGCGTTCCAGCGCCATCAGCGCCAGGCCGGTCCCGGTATTGCCGGAGGTGGGTTCGACGATGTGCCCGCCGGGCCGCAGCGCACCGTCCCGTTCGGCCTGCAGCACCATTTCCCGCGCCATCCGCACCTTGGCCGAGCCGGTCGGGTTGAATTGCTCCAGCTTGAGCAGCAGCCTGCTGCCCGCACCGGTGCGGGTGAGTTCGAGCAGCGGTGTGGCGCCGATCAATTCGGAGGCGTGCCGGACGACGTTCTCCCGGACCCCGAGCCGCGTCACCGGTCCAGCCTCCAGCTCAGCCGGTCGCCGTCGTCGGTGACCACCACTTTGGGCGGCAACGGCAATTGATGGAATTCGCTCTCGTTCTTGTCCATCTGATAGCCGGCGGTATTCGGATACAGCAGCAAGTCACCGAATTGCGGAGGCTGCGGCAGGATGATCTTGCGCCAGGTGAGCACGTCGTATTCCATGCAACTCGAACCACCGACGCAGGAGGCGGTCGGTGCGGCGGCGGGATCGACGTTGCGGGGCAGCAGGATTGGATCCGGCAGGAATTCGCTGCCTTTCCATTGCTCGGACACGCTCATACTCAATCCCTGGACCGTGGTAATTCCGTAGTCGGCGTTGCGTTTGAAGCCGAGCACCGGGAAGGCGGTGAAACCGGCGTCGATGAGCAGCGCCCGGCCGGGCTCGAGGAATAGCTCGAGGTCGTTGGCGGGCAGATGTTCTGCCAGGGCGCGGCCGTCGAAGGCCGTGCTGAGGATCGCGTCGAGCATGGCCGCACCGTTGGGCCCCTGGGCGTAGGGATAGAACTTGTCGAATCGCTTGCCCGCGTGGAACAGCTCGTCGGTGCCGCGTTCGGTGAAGGCCGCCCAGTCCGCCGCACTCAGATAACTGCAGGCGAAGCCGCCGCCGACCGAGATCGCAGAGATCGGGTGACCTTGCGCTTTAGCCTTGGCGCACAGAGTGATCAGGTCGTAGGCGAGTTCGGCGCGGGGCCGCACCTGATAGCCGTCGAGATGGAACGAGAAGCCGATCAGCTCGACCGACGCGAGTTGTCCGCACCTGGTGACGGCGTAGTCGAGGTCGGCCCCCGAAAGTCCGAACCGGCTGTCCGGTGCGTCGGTCGGCAAGCGCCGCAACAGGATTCGCACCCGTCCGGCAGTCGCGGCGATCTCGGCGAGCCGCTCGAGTTCGTCGAGGGCGTCGACCGCCACGACGCAGTCGTGCCGGGCCGCGAGCCGCAGCAGCTGAGCGCTCTTCGCGGCGCCGGTCACGCCGATGTCCCGGCCGCGCACCCCGTGGGCCAGGGCGTGCACCAGCTCCGGTTCGCTCGCCACGTCCACCGATCCGTCGTGATCGGCGATGACGTCGAGCCAGCAGCCTGCCTTGTTGGCCTTCTTGCCGTAGTAGACCCGACCCGAAACCCGGTGCGCGGCAAGCACCTCCTGGAAGGATCGCAGGTTCCGTTCGAACTGCCGCGGATACACGACATGGAACGGCCCGCCGACAGCGTGCTGGATATCGAACAGGAAGCCCGGCTCGCAACGCACCCGCCGCTGCCACTCCCGCTCCAGCGCGGGCAGTTTCACCAGTTCAGTGCTCAGGTCCACAGTTCCACCCGCTGTCCGCGTCCGGCCGCCACCGCGCGGGTGGCCAACGCGTGCGCCACCGGGATGTCGGTGATGATCATCCCGCTGGAGAACGCGAAGACTCGCTCGTCCTCGGCCCGCCGCCCCGCCGCCCGGCCCGCGACCACCTCCGGTAGCTCGGCGTCGATCCGAACCTCCCCGTCCGGGCCCGCCAAACGCGTTCCGGTGACACCCAATTGGCCGGTGCTGGTCGCGATCGCGTAGTCGGCCTGCCGCAGCGCCCCGCTCTCCACGCCTTTGCTCGCCACCGAGATGAGCAGTCCACCGGGCGGCAGCCACTCGGTGCGCACCTTGGGATGCGCGGCCCGCCCGGAGGCGACCACGACGATATCGGACTCCGCCACCGCCGCGGGCACATCGTCGACCAGCTCGATCTCGCGATCCGGGAACCAGCGCCGCATGGTGGCGACGCTCTCGGCGATGCCGTCCGGATGCGTGCCGAACAAGCGCAGCCTGGCCAGCCCCGGCAACGCGGTCAGCAGGTAAGGCAGCGTGTTGCGCCCCTGCACGCCGGTACCGAGCATCAGCGCACTCGTCGCGCCTTCGCGCGCACAGTGTTTCGCGGTGATCGCCGTGGTCGCGGGCGTGCGGGACGCTCCGACCCGCTGGCAGTCCATGAACGCGAACGGCAGTCCGGTCACGTCGTCGTACAAACTGATGGTGGTGTAGTACTTCTCGGCGCTCTCGCTACCTTGCCGGTACGAGGTCTTGAATCCCACCTGCTCCAGCGAGCCGTCGTAGCCGAGCATCGAGTACGACACCGCGTCCCGCTCGGCCTTCGGAATCGGCATCATCAGCTTGACCGGGCAACGCGAATCCCCTTGCGCGAAGGCCAGATAGGCCTCTTCCACCAGATCG from Nocardia goodfellowii carries:
- a CDS encoding PLP-dependent cysteine synthase family protein — encoded protein: MTRLGVRENVVRHASELIGATPLLELTRTGAGSRLLLKLEQFNPTGSAKVRMAREMVLQAERDGALRPGGHIVEPTSGNTGTGLALMALERGYTFTAVVDGHAAQDKVRAMKAMGAQLVRVDSADTDVPSTVERRRVAAEIAAATGAYRPDQHNNPHNNAGYRELAGELRADLSTDVDYLLGAVGTGGSLCGTVEELRRLGSRVRAIAIEPVGSIIFGGPAGRYWQTGAGSPAGFPVGGNVKYAAIDEACQVGDVDAFATARVVARRIGILIGGTAGAAVFAALRRLVQLPAGSTAVVLVCDAGEKYLDTVYDEDWLLARGLYSEAAQQRVHRLFDAYDASLRLAAADARRAEFDDDRALAKTGS
- a CDS encoding alanine racemase yields the protein MDLSTELVKLPALEREWQRRVRCEPGFLFDIQHAVGGPFHVVYPRQFERNLRSFQEVLAAHRVSGRVYYGKKANKAGCWLDVIADHDGSVDVASEPELVHALAHGVRGRDIGVTGAAKSAQLLRLAARHDCVVAVDALDELERLAEIAATAGRVRILLRRLPTDAPDSRFGLSGADLDYAVTRCGQLASVELIGFSFHLDGYQVRPRAELAYDLITLCAKAKAQGHPISAISVGGGFACSYLSAADWAAFTERGTDELFHAGKRFDKFYPYAQGPNGAAMLDAILSTAFDGRALAEHLPANDLELFLEPGRALLIDAGFTAFPVLGFKRNADYGITTVQGLSMSVSEQWKGSEFLPDPILLPRNVDPAAAPTASCVGGSSCMEYDVLTWRKIILPQPPQFGDLLLYPNTAGYQMDKNESEFHQLPLPPKVVVTDDGDRLSWRLDR
- a CDS encoding ornithine cyclodeaminase → MTQAMHVLTRSDLDDVELTPAEVIDLVEEAYLAFAQGDSRCPVKLMMPIPKAERDAVSYSMLGYDGSLEQVGFKTSYRQGSESAEKYYTTISLYDDVTGLPFAFMDCQRVGASRTPATTAITAKHCAREGATSALMLGTGVQGRNTLPYLLTALPGLARLRLFGTHPDGIAESVATMRRWFPDREIELVDDVPAAVAESDIVVVASGRAAHPKVRTEWLPPGGLLISVASKGVESGALRQADYAIATSTGQLGVTGTRLAGPDGEVRIDAELPEVVAGRAAGRRAEDERVFAFSSGMIITDIPVAHALATRAVAAGRGQRVELWT